In Benincasa hispida cultivar B227 chromosome 8, ASM972705v1, whole genome shotgun sequence, the sequence tattattatgttcccaactcggtcttgtccccaaaatggtagacatattgagttggcgaactAGCCAACctcaaccatacaaatcaaaggacaatctcttgtgaacaagagttcataatatactcaagattaagactaagtagcctaggtcatcctagagaaatagaaacttaactagtcaatggtgttacatctagtggttactattttgctatccgatcttatacaaactcattgcataggatactcccactcacatgtcaccTATATGAAAGCGTtagatcattgcgtttgtatcaaatacaaagtgggtcatatccatagtgctaccaggataaggtagccagtcttatccctatactatagaccctttagattgtatcttgaacattgatccatgtatgtctccacatacaattcaagactcataaggcaatcttggatattagtttattggatttatggttattaagacaaaataaaatacaacacactaatatttattgaatcaacatctataactttttattgatgatggtcaattaacaacacttactatctacgagttttagggcataaaacccaacaggaacgtcattcaaaattgtgcctattcaGAGGATACCCCAAaaagacaaaaggtggtttatTTTATAATCCTCAAGATAACAAAGTATTTGTGCCGACAAACACTACATTCTTAAAGGAAGACCACGTGAAAGATCATCAATCTCGCAGTAAACTAGGATTgagtaaaatttcaaaaaagctACAGATAGaccaataagagttattgagcAAGTCGgtctttcaacaagagttgttgaagaagtTTGTCGGAGGTGGTTATCGAAGCTTgcgaaggtggttgttggagttggtcatcggagtttgttgtcagaggtggttgtcaaagcctaaattggtcatcggagttggtcGCCCAAAGGTGGTCCTCGAAGTTTGGTCACCAGAattgtcatcagaggtggttgtcaaaaCCTGAAATTGGTTGTCGGAGGTGGTCGCGTGAAGTTTTTTGGAGCTCGaagttggtcatcgaagttgtCATTAGGTTGTTGGAGCTTGAAGTtggtcatcggaggtggttgtcgacgCCCGaagttggtcgtcgaagttgtcATCGGAGATGTTTGTCGGAACCCAGAGTTGGTCCCCGGGgttgtcatcgaaggtggttgtcgaagctcgGAGTTGttattggaggtggttgtcggagcttgGAGTTAATCCCAGAGTATGACAACGATAATTGTCGATAGTGGGTAATAGATGGAGTCATTGAAAACATTGAAAGAATtgagagttggggtgagttggtaaaacaTACCAACTTAACTCCAAACACtgagttgatatattatataaactcaactcaactcatgttggtgaaccAAATACCCCCTTGGCGCCATTCGGATTTTGATTAGCGAGGATACTCATCTAATTGAAGCAGCTACCATTTTTGCGGAAGTGTTGAGATTGGTAGCTAGGAGGCGGTCAATGTATTTTAGGAAAATTCGTTGGGAGCAAAATTTGTTGGTCCATGCTCTAGCTTCGGAAGTTCTTCGTGTTTCAAGTGGGCAATGTTAGGGGATAATTTCTCTGTGTATCCTTTCCTTTCTAAAGGAAAAATGCCTatgtcaaaataataataatctaataGCTAGAGATATTAGGGGTTGTTCGATAACCAAGGAGAGTTAGGTTGAGTTGGTATtttttaccaactcaatgtttgaaAACCatctttaaatgttggtggggTTGAATTGGTTATTTTACCAGCTCACCCCAACTCTCTCCAATTCTCTCTCCCTACAATATTTTTAATGGTTCCACCCATCAGCCGTTGGTGATTATTGCTACCACACTCCAGCGAGATATTCCGATGATCACCTTCAGGTGACCAATTCCGAGCTCCGGCAACCACCTTCGACGACACTTCGACAACCAATTTCTGACAACCaccttgataaaaaaaatataaaaaataaaaaactctgAGTTCCACATTCGCACAACCAACTTCGAAGAAGAACTCTGGGCTCCACCAACTACcaaccacctccgacgacaACTCTAACGACTAACTCCAATGACTATTGCACAAGCAATTCGATGACATACTCTACCTACCACCTTCTTGTGCctaacttcgacaaccactaaTAAAAATAGAACGGTGGGTTTAATTACCCACCATTTTATCACTTTCACTCTCACCCATTTTCCCACGCGTTTTCATTACTCTCCCAACTCCCTCAATCACTTTgtcgtttctctctctctttcatgCTCTCTTTACATTTACTCccctttctctcttctttcaccGTCTGGTTCGTCTTTCTCATtttatctcttctttctttgtttGGCTCGTATGagttttattttcccttttctttctcaactcctcctttctatttttttattttctttctatagCTATTCTTTTAGATCtaattattcttcttctatttcattttttttcttagatctGAAAAATATTACATACGATGCTCTATTGTTGTTTCACCAAACAAAAATTCAACGTTATGTTTTAAACAACCCATCCCTTGATGTTTCCAAATATTACATAATTATAATGAAATAgtggaatttaaaattatggctcaagtttttttcttaaaaaaagataGTTTGTACAATGATGCAACATAACATTAGAAAAAATAGGcatcaatatttctaaaatcatttcaccgtttttagaaaaaggtaaattCATATTCCacaaattggtaaaaaaataCTATCTAGTAGttgattttatgatttaaattgtaagattttttttgttttatttaatattaacatTTAAGTGTCATCCCTTCTATCTAAAACAATGTCAATAGTTTCATTTGATGACACTAATCCTTTtagttctttttaatttttacggTAATTAATGATTCGGTTGAGTTTTTGAATGGAATAATCACTTCTATTTGAGTGtgtaaaaaattgaattcaaaattttatgttcTGCATGTGAATACTTGGTagaaaatttgttatattttgagAATGGAGAAGAATtggaagttttattttttatcttagAAAAGTTATATGTatagttaaaaattaaaatcaataatagcaaaaaaaaaaaaaaaaatcaatttcatttacaaaaaaaCAGTGTCAAATACCGCAACTCAATTCAATTCTGCACACCAAACACAAATAATATAACTCCTCAAATAATAATTgtcaactcaattcaactcaaatctatattttttcaaataataattaccaaTCTAATTCACCTTAATTTGGCAGCTAgctgtttaatttaaaatatattctaattctaaattatataaatggAGCTTGGATGTGGCGGCCACTTCTCGTCTCCCGTCGAAGTGAGTTTGAAGGATTTCAAATGTTTATAAATTAGATGCCTCTTTGTTTTCATCTCGTTCGcccattattttttaattcaaaatccaccaaaatacAACATTCAATAGCTTTGAGAATTTCTCACAAGTCTTTCATTTCGAAATCGGAGAACTCATCGGGGGAACTAGAAGATTTCTATGTCAGTCTTTTGCATCGGTGTGTTCAGACCACCGATTCCCGCCATGGATCTGCAATCCATGCAAAGTTCCTCAAAGGgtttcttccattttctcttttcttccacAACCATGTACTTAACTTGTATGTTAAATGTGGACGTCTATCATATGGTCTGCAACTGTTCGACGAAATGCCCGAGAGAAATGTTGTGTCCTGGTCTGCAATCATTGTTGGGTTCGTCCAACATGGCCGACCCAACGAAGCCCTCTCTCTATTTGGCCGTATGCATTGCGATGGCACGATAATGCCTAACGAATTCACCCTGGTAAGTGCCCTCCATGCTTGTTCTTTAACTCAGAGGCTGATATGTTCATACCAAATTTATGCATTAATTGTTCGCTTAGGATATGGGTCGAATGTTTTCCTCATGAATGCATTCTTAACTGCTTTAATTAGGCATGAGAAATTGCTAGAGGCTTTAGAAGTTTTCGAGAGTTGTTCATCCAAAGACACTGTATCTTGGAATGCCATGATGGCTGGTTATTTGCAACTAGCATATTTTGAACTGCCAAAGTTTTGGCGCAGGATGAATCTCGAGGGCGTTAAGCCTGATAATTTTACATTTGCTAGTGTCTTTACTGGGTTGGCTGCTCTCTCTGAATTTAGGCTGGGGTTGCAAGTTCATGGACAACTTGTGAAATGTGGATACGGGAGTGATATTTGTGTAGGGAATTCCTTGTGTGATATGTACATTAAAAATCAGAAGTTGTTAGATGGTTTTAAAGCTTTTGATGAAATGCCTTCAAGTGATGTTTGCTCTTGGACCCAGATGGCTGCAGGGTGCCTCCAGTGTGGGGAACCAATGAAAGCACTCGAGATCATTTATGAGATGAAAAATGTCGGCCTGAGCCTAAATAAGTTCACTCTTGCAACTGCCTTGAATGCTTGTGCCAATTTGGCCTCcatggaagaaggaaagaaattcCATGGATTGAGAATTAAACTTGGAACTGATATTGATGTTTGTGTTGATAACGCTCTACTTGATATGTATGCAAAATGTGGATGTATGACCAGTGCAAATGTCGTCTTTCGTTCGATGGATGAACGATCTGTTGTCTCGTGGACTACTATGATTATGGGATTTGCACATAATAGCCAAACAAAAGAAGCCCTTCAAATCTTCGATGAAATGAGGAAAGGGGAAGCTGAACCTAACCACATTACTTTTATTTGTGTTCTCTATGCCTGTAGCCAAGGAGGTTTCGTTGATGAAGCATGGAAATACTTCTCTTCCATGAGTGCTGACTATGGGATTTCACCTTCAGAAGATCACTATGTGTGTATGGTGAATCTATTAGGCCGAGCTGGGTGTATAAAAGAAGCCGAGGATTTGATCTTACGAATGCCGTTTCGACCTGGTTCATTAGTCTGGCAAACGTTGCTCGGTGCTTGCTTAGTTCATGGTGACTTAGAGACAGGAAAGCGAGCAGCAGAGCACGCGTTGAATTTGGATCGAAATGATCCATCAACTTACGTTTTGTTATCGAACATGTTTGCTGGTGGTAGTAACTGGGACAATGTTAGAAGTTTGAGAGAACTAATGGAAACTAGAGATGTAAAGAAAGTACCGGGATCAAGTTGGATGTAAACATGAGAAGAACTATTCATTCATTAGTTCATCTGCTTTTAAAGATTTTGCACTAAATAAGTTGTTCAGTGGATGAGATCTATTTCcccaactttttctttttaaatctttCAGGAAAGTCATGTTAGGGGAGACTTGTTTTCCTATGATAGTTCTCAGGATGAAATAGATATTAATTAGACATCAAATGTGATGGTCTAAAATTTTGGATTATCTAAAATTCATTTTGCGgccatttcatttttataaagagtaggtttgagaaaaaattctttcttcttcataaTATAAGTTTTCAGATAACATTTGTTGTAAAGATTTGAAACAATTTTTCTTaacttgaaaatttattttaaaaagtttttatcaacattcttagttttatgaaaatatttagttaatcaattttgataataattgatttaaaatcactaaatttaatatttattgaaaggatagataaaaattgagatttattagatttattgaaagtagaAGGACTAACTTTAAATAATAGGGACTAGAATAAGAGGAAAGCCAAAGTATATAAATCAAAACGATATTTTAactcttttttaattaatttaggggGAAAATCCCTTTTTGGTCCTTTGGTTTTGGGTATAGTTTCTTTTTAATCTCTAGGCTTCAAAATGTAACACTTTCAacccttaagttttgagtttgatatcaatttaatccttatgtttcaaaatgttacaattttatcccTAAATTTGAGTtgtgtttcaatttggtttctagatttcaagatttaatcttttaacctctattttttttttactaaatacacACTTCCAGTCTTTGGCGTTGATGTcgattagttaatttaaaataattatgatatgagattttaaatttaattttaataaatgcaaaataattaattataatttttaatttttaaatcaatcaataGACATTAACACTAAGTGTAGAAATTGactatttagtgaaaaattaaggttgaaagtgtaaatattaaaatctatagaccaaattgaaataaaattcaaatcttaaGAGAAATTGTAAACTCAAATcctaagattaaaattgtaacattttgaaaacttagggattaaatgaaaaaactcaaaatttcaaattaaaattatacattttaaaatttatgaattaaagttgaaatcgacggacaaaaagatattttgaaacctatagACCATTTTTTAAAGGAAACTGTAGTGAGTGGCAAATTaagaatagaatgtttaaaGTGTCACACGTTTTTCCCAAAGCATATCAAGTGTATCTGTAGTATATCAAGTGCATATTAATAGCagatatcaagtgtatcaaggaTGTATAAGGTGTATCCGTACCTTTTTGGCATGTCATGGGCTAAGCTCGTGTTTTTGtcatttttgcaaaaataattAGTATAGACTATGaacctaatttttaaaacttattacgTCAAATCTGTCAGAAACCCTTTTTTTTAAGGTggctagattttttttttccttctatatttttctttaagatTTTATTTAGTGCTTAAAATTTACTTTTACTCTCCCAACATGCTTTATCTTTCCGTGAAGTCTTGTGAGTGGGTGTGAGGGTTATTCTTATGAAGTATAGCTTGTAGGATGGAATTTTAATTAGATGTGGCATGTGGGATGAGGTGGACTTCAAATTGAGGGGCAGTTCTTTTTCCTCCAAGGTttgatttcttaaaatattGAGAAGTATTAGAAGTATTAATAATATCTCAAGATGTTAAAGCTTAATGATATTATTAATAATCTATATGTACCACTAATTTTTAATGTGGTTTATGTAACTTTTTTGAAATACTTTTAATATTTTCGTTTGCATTGTTATAAACCGAAGAATTTGTAGAAGGGTGATGTCTAAGAATCTAATATGAGAAAAGTGTTGTATTTAAATTCATAAAAGTAAAATATAAGTCAAAGTGAATTTATCTCAATAATAATTGAAATGATCATTCTCTTTAAAGGTATAAGATTTGTTCTTCCACAACTATATTGTAGATGTATGGATTTGGTTGAGCAATGAGTTGAGAAAATAGAATCATGTTTGTTAGGATGCCTAAATCAATGTGTTGTTTTGCCTAACACACTATGATGTCTTAATTAGTATTAAACTGAAGTATTAGTGAACGAGTAAGGTCAATAATTGCACAAAGGCTTTTGAGTAAGGTCAATGATCACACAAAGGTTTTTGATCTGACACAAGTGCCAAGGTCGTACCATGTTCGATTggaaagagaggaagaagatgcaCTCCTTAAGTTGTTTATAGACTCCTCAGCTCATATGCTCCCTCTAAGGAATTGAATGCACCTAATTATTCAACTCCATCATGCCCACAAGCCTTGGGATGGGTACAATCCGACCGTATAGTCGTTCTAGAATATTTGTTaaatacaacaaaaaaaaaaaaagagtaaaagagtaaaaatggaaagaaaaccTTTTGTTAGGTTTTTCTTCTAAATCATTCTATTAAGGGGCCAGAGAACACAAAACAtacctttttttcctttgaaaatttatctttttttatagtTATATCACATTTTCccaattataattatatatcttTTTAGAGAATCAAATAATATAACTTTATCTCGTTTTCCtaaatttccttttgtttttggtattactgttattgtttttttaaaaataataatatgagtactattattattattattattattaattcaaaatatttgatTATTAGTACAGAAGATAGTTCTAAAACAATTATGTGAATGATAACATCACAGGGGACATCATTTgatgtaaaattatttttcttttatcattaTTTGGCTTGAAgcttttaatattgcatcataaaTTAAAGAAATGCAAATTCCAACTATGTTGTTTTTCAATGTAGCCCTTTAAATTTTGTacaaataaaaatcatataaaataaatactttGCTTAGATACAAAGcttatatgttattttattaggAGAAAAGTTTATATGTTATTATTAGAATATCTCAATTTCAAAAGGATTCAAACCTATGATAGATTAAGAAAGATATCAATACTTAGTTTTTTATAATACAATATTATGGGATTGAAGAATAGAATCTTTGATCcatagaaaaatattattattatattacttCAACATCTTTTAGGTGCCAAAACATGTTTTAATAGATAAAACAAGAATTATAGTCTCAAAATTATACTATgagtattttctttttctttttctttttttctttttgagtttAATATGTAAGAATgagaaattataacattttggtcggtataatattttaaccaattaaacaTAGTAGACTATAAAGATTGTTACAAACTAAAAACTTAtttagttaaaatatcattatattTCCAAAAATTCCAAATGTATTATGTGCTCTCTCAAAACCAGTCCATATTAATccttaaaaacaaacaaaattctattgtcaacttaaaaaaacaaacacctATTTATCTTTACTTGTACATCATACcagattttataaaaattaacttaagagtaattttaaagtttaaaaatctaTTAGAGACAAGAGACGaaaccatatttatatttattatgttcataaacttttaaaaaatatatatataataaatatctaatcctttaattttatatctaataggaTCATAAACCttgaaatatcaaataaatcCTTAAATTAAggtttaataaaaatattgtctaaaaataggtttattaaaaatataaatacatattaatggcaaaacaaaaatataaatatatactgAAATAGAATGGAATGAAATCTGGTGAGCACAGTGCAGgacaaaaatgatattttaaccgaCTATATTTACATTTATGTGAAAGTTTAtccattttaagatttttttaaaaaatccattttaagaaatattttaacatGTAAAAGAAGATATTATATCcgggaggaaaaaaaatgaatattaatttttttggaaaaaacaTTTAATCTATAATTAAGTGTGATAAATTAAAATGGGgggaaataattaattttaattagtaTAGAATTTCCTGggcaagaagaaaaaagaaatttgtaaaaaagaaaatagaatctGCTAATCTCTTCCTCTGGTCTTCCTCGCTTCCTTCTCCGCATCACTCGCGCTCGAATTTCATAGCACCTTTCTCCatctctccttcttcttctcctatcGTCAGAGCTTGAGAAAAAAATCTTGGTTCAATCTTCAGGCTTCAGTTTTTATCGGAATGTCTTCGTCCGGTGGCAACTCTGGCGACGGAGCTGGCGGTGGCGCCGCCTCCCATGCCCCTCAACTCTACTTCTGCTATACCTGCAATCGTACGGTAACCATTACTCCCTCATCATCCTCCGATCTTTTATGCCCCAACTGCAACGATAGCTTCGTTGAAGAAATGGAAAGCCCAAACCCTAACCCTAGCCCTGTTCCCAATCCTTTCCTCTCCTTCACATCCGAGACATTTCCGCCGTT encodes:
- the LOC120083321 gene encoding pentatricopeptide repeat-containing protein At4g33170-like isoform X1, whose product is MPLCFHLVRPLFFNSKSTKIQHSIALRISHKSFISKSENSSGELEDFYVSLLHRCVQTTDSRHGSAIHAKFLKGFLPFSLFFHNHVLNLYVKCGRLSYGLQLFDEMPERNVVSWSAIIVGFVQHGRPNEALSLFGRMHCDGTIMPNEFTLVSALHACSLTQRLICSYQIYALIVRLGYGSNVFLMNAFLTALIRHEKLLEALEVFESCSSKDTVSWNAMMAGYLQLAYFELPKFWRRMNLEGVKPDNFTFASVFTGLAALSEFRLGLQVHGQLVKCGYGSDICVGNSLCDMYIKNQKLLDGFKAFDEMPSSDVCSWTQMAAGCLQCGEPMKALEIIYEMKNVGLSLNKFTLATALNACANLASMEEGKKFHGLRIKLGTDIDVCVDNALLDMYAKCGCMTSANVVFRSMDERSVVSWTTMIMGFAHNSQTKEALQIFDEMRKGEAEPNHITFICVLYACSQGGFVDEAWKYFSSMSADYGISPSEDHYVCMVNLLGRAGCIKEAEDLILRMPFRPGSLVWQTLLGACLVHGDLETGKRAAEHALNLDRNDPSTYVLLSNMFAGGSNWDNVRSLRELMETRDVKKVPGSSWM
- the LOC120083321 gene encoding pentatricopeptide repeat-containing protein At4g33170-like isoform X3 produces the protein MMAGYLQLAYFELPKFWRRMNLEGVKPDNFTFASVFTGLAALSEFRLGLQVHGQLVKCGYGSDICVGNSLCDMYIKNQKLLDGFKAFDEMPSSDVCSWTQMAAGCLQCGEPMKALEIIYEMKNVGLSLNKFTLATALNACANLASMEEGKKFHGLRIKLGTDIDVCVDNALLDMYAKCGCMTSANVVFRSMDERSVVSWTTMIMGFAHNSQTKEALQIFDEMRKGEAEPNHITFICVLYACSQGGFVDEAWKYFSSMSADYGISPSEDHYVCMVNLLGRAGCIKEAEDLILRMPFRPGSLVWQTLLGACLVHGDLETGKRAAEHALNLDRNDPSTYVLLSNMFAGGSNWDNVRSLRELMETRDVKKVPGSSWM
- the LOC120083321 gene encoding pentatricopeptide repeat-containing protein At2g13600-like isoform X4, whose product is MNLEGVKPDNFTFASVFTGLAALSEFRLGLQVHGQLVKCGYGSDICVGNSLCDMYIKNQKLLDGFKAFDEMPSSDVCSWTQMAAGCLQCGEPMKALEIIYEMKNVGLSLNKFTLATALNACANLASMEEGKKFHGLRIKLGTDIDVCVDNALLDMYAKCGCMTSANVVFRSMDERSVVSWTTMIMGFAHNSQTKEALQIFDEMRKGEAEPNHITFICVLYACSQGGFVDEAWKYFSSMSADYGISPSEDHYVCMVNLLGRAGCIKEAEDLILRMPFRPGSLVWQTLLGACLVHGDLETGKRAAEHALNLDRNDPSTYVLLSNMFAGGSNWDNVRSLRELMETRDVKKVPGSSWM
- the LOC120083321 gene encoding pentatricopeptide repeat-containing protein At4g14050, mitochondrial-like isoform X2 — translated: MPLCFHLVRPLFFNSKSTKIQHSIALRISHKSFISKSENSSGELEDFYVSLLHRCVQTTDSRHGSAIHAKFLKGFLPFSLFFHNHVLNLYVKCGRLSYGLQLFDEMPERNVVSWSAIIVGFVQHGRPNEALSLFGRMHCDGTIMPNEFTLMAAGCLQCGEPMKALEIIYEMKNVGLSLNKFTLATALNACANLASMEEGKKFHGLRIKLGTDIDVCVDNALLDMYAKCGCMTSANVVFRSMDERSVVSWTTMIMGFAHNSQTKEALQIFDEMRKGEAEPNHITFICVLYACSQGGFVDEAWKYFSSMSADYGISPSEDHYVCMVNLLGRAGCIKEAEDLILRMPFRPGSLVWQTLLGACLVHGDLETGKRAAEHALNLDRNDPSTYVLLSNMFAGGSNWDNVRSLRELMETRDVKKVPGSSWM